AGAAGATATCATCAGACATTACGATGTTTCAGGAAAGCACTGTCCCATTTACTATGTAGAACATGAAGATGCCTGGGAGCAATTTAAGAATGATGTAATGGCTTACATGAAGGAAAATGCTACTAAATAATAAAAGGATTTGATAAATTCAGACATTGAATTTATCAAATCCTTTTGTGTTCAGTAATATGTTATGTTTAGTTGATTAAAAACCGTTTCTGTCATGTTTCTAATATCGATTAGTGATTGTCTTCCACACTATAATTTGGTGCTTCCTTTGTGATATGAATATCGTGAGGGTGACTTTCCTTTAAGGATGCTGCTGTTATCTTAACAAATTTACCGCTTTGTTTCAGTGACTCAACAGTTGCAGTTCCGCAATATCCCATACCAGATCTCAAACCACCGATTAACTGGAATACCGTATCTTCTACTGTACCTTTGTATGCTACACGCCCTTCAACACCTTCTGGTACCAGTTTCTTTGCATTGGACTGGAAGTATCTGTCCTTGCTTCCATTTTCCATAGCTGAAATAGAACCCATACCACGGTATACTTTATATTTTCTGCCCTGGAATAATTCAAATTCTCCCGGACTTTCGTCACAACCGGCAAATATACTTCCCATCATACAAACATTTGCACCGGCAGCAATGGCCTTAGTCATATCACCGGAATATTTTATACCGCCGTCAGCAATGATTGGAATATTATATTTCTTAGCTGCAGCATAGGAATCCATAATAGCAGTAACCTGAGGAACGCCAATACCAGCAACAATTCTTGTTGTACAGATAGAACCAGGTCCGATACCAACTTTAACGGCATTTACGCCGGCTTTAATTAGATCTTCTGTGGCTTCTCCCGTTGCTACATTACCGGCAATAATCTGTAAGTCCGGATAGGTATCACGAACCATTCTTACCACCTTAAGTACATTACCTGAATGTCCATGCGCTGTATCAATTACAATTGCATCAACCTTAGCCTTCACTAAAGCATCTACACGCTCTAATATATTAGAAGTTACACCAACCGCTGCCGCACATAGAAGTCTTCCCTGGGAATCTTTTGCAGATAAAGGGTATTTGATTTGTTTTTCAATATCTTTTATTGTTATAAGACCTTTTAAGTTACCGTCTTTATCAACAATAGGAAGTTTTTCCTTACGGACAGAAGCTAAAATCTTCTTAGCTTCATCTAAGGTAATGTCTTCTAATGCTGTAATCAGACCTTCTGAGGTCATACTTTCTTTTATCTTTTTGGAATAATCGGTTTCAAATTTTAAGTCACGATTTGTTATGATACCTACCAGTTTTTTCCCTTCGGTAATTGGTACACCCGATATTCTGTATTTTGCCATTAATTCATTGGCATCTTCTAAAGTATGCTCTGGTGATAAATAAAATGGATCTGTGATTACTCCATTCTCTGAACGTTTTACTTTATCTACTTCTTCTGCCTGCTGTGATATTGACATGTTTTTATGAATTACGCCAATACCTCCCTGCCTAGCCATAGCAATCGCCATTCTATGTTCTGTAACAGTATCCATTCCCGCACTCATCATCGGAATGTTTAATTTAATGGTCTGTGTCAGATAGGTAGATACATCAACTTCATTTGGTATCACTTCTGAATAAGCTGGTACCAGTAAGACGTCATCAAAGGTAATGCCTTCACCGATAATAGTTCCCATTTTATATATCCTCACTTTCTTAGTATTATGACAATCATATTGGTTTTTTGTTAATTTTTAAAAGTATACCCAATTAAGCATAGGTTGTCAACACCTAAACGAAAAATTTGTCCTTATCATGAGTACAAGTTCAAAAATCATTCCGCCACAGGCGCACATTTGTATGCTATATATAAAAATTGCCCAGAAAGCAAATATTTTACATAGTAATCTGCTTTTCCGGGCATTCCTTTTTTAGTACTGTGCCAGTTTTCTTGGATATTTCATCTTAATACAATTAAGCATTTTTTCATTTGGTTCAAATTTAATCCTTGTGGTCTTCTCACCTTCTCTCCAGATAACAACATAAGGCTTGACCTCTTTATCACCGGAAGAAAAATCCTTATCCACACAATTGACATGTGTGTAACCATCTAATGCATGAGAACCTAAAGGAGCCATTACTTCAACCTGTTCAAAATCAATTTTTAAGGCTGTTTTTCTTTTTGCTTTTCCCATTATTTTATCAAAATCCAACTGACCATCGCAGAATACGTATTCGTATTCAATACTTAATCTAGGAAAGAAATAAATAATAGCTACAATAAGAATTGCTGAAATAAATAAAAGAATCTGATTCTGAAAGGTTAACAAAAAAGCCAGAACAGCTGCTACCACCAGTACCACACGCAACGCATACGTACCTAAGGTTTCCTTTCTTTTCACACCGGCTTCTGCATATAATTCATTCACTAACCTTACCTCCTGATATTGATATTTAGGCATATTTTATTATTAATCAATACTCTACTGCTATTATACTAAATACTACACAAAAGATAAAGTCACAATGATAAATTTAATCTAATTTTTTTATAAAATGAGATTATACTATAAAAGAAGCCCTTTGGCTTCTGTGAGATACCAAAGGGCTTCTTCTATTAAATAGGGATATAACCCATGGGGATACTTCTTTTTCAGAATTATCTCCTGTTATATTACATCATTCCCATTCCGCCTGCACCACCTGGCATAGGAGCTGGTTCGTTGGATTTTATGTTAGCAACAACAGATTCTGTTGTTAATAGTGTAGATGCTACACTTGTTGCATTCTGTAATGCACTTCTAGTAACTTTAGCTGGATCTAAGATTCCTGCTGTTACCATATCAACATATTCTTCTTTTAAAGCATCAAAACCTACGCCTGCTTCTTTTTCTTTTACTTTGCTGGTTACAACGGAACCTTCTAAACCTGCATTGGATACGATGCAGTAAAGAGGAGCTTCCAGTGCTTTTAAGATAATGTTAGCACCAGTTTTTTCATCTCCTTCTAAAGTAGCTGCTAAATTTGCTACTTCTTTGGAAGCGTGGATGTAAGCAGAACCGCCGCCTGCTACGATACCTTCTTCAACGGCTGCTCTGGTAGCTGCAAGAGCATCTTCCATACGCAGTTTCTTTTCTTTCATTTCAGTTTCTGTTGCAGCACCCACACGGATAACAGCTACACCACCTGCAAGTTTAGCAAGTCTTTCCTGTAACTTTTCTTTATCAAACTCAGAAGTAGTTTCTTCAATCTGTGCTCTAATCTGTGTAATTCTTGCACTGATATCTTCCTTTTTGCCTTCACCGTCAACGATAATAGTATTTTCTTTTTGAACCTTAACAGATTTTGCACGGCCAAGCTGATCCATAGTTGTTTCTTTTAAATCTAAACCTAATTCGTCAGAAATCACTGTACCACCAGTTAAGATAGCAATATCTTGTAACATTGCTTTTCTTCTATCACCATAGCCAGGTGCTTTAACAGCAACTACAGTAAAGGTTCCTCTTAATTTATTCACGATTAATGTGGTTAAAGCTTCACCTTCAATATCTTCCGCAATGATTAAAAGCTTTGAACCGGATTGTACGATTTGTTCCAACACAGGAAGGATTTCCTGAATATTTGAGATTTTTTTGTCAGTAATTAAGATATAAGGATTATCTAAATTCGCTTCCATTTTATCCATATCAGTAGCCATATAAGCTGATACATATCCTCTGTCAAACTGCATACCTTCTACTAAATCCAATTCTGTTTTCATAGTTTTGGATTCTTCGATTGTAATAACACCATCATTCGATACTTTTTCCATAGCATCTGCTACCATTTCACCTACAGAGTCATCTCCGGCAGAAATAGCTGCAACTCTAGCTATCTGAGCTTTTCCAGTTAAAGTAGAGCTCATTTTGCTGATTGCTTCTACTGCAACATCCGTAGCTTTTTGCATACCTTTTCTTAAGATAATAGGATTTGCACCTGCTGCAAGATTCTTTATACCTTCATTAATCATAGCTTGTGCTAAAACAGTTGCAGTAGTTGTACCATCACCAGCTACATCATTTGTCTTAGTTGCTACTTCTTTCACTAATTGCGCTCCCATATTTTCAAAAGAATCTTCTAATTCGATTTCTTTTGCAATAGTAACACCATCGTTAGTGATTAATGGAGCACCGAAAGATTTATCTAATACTACATTTCTTCCTTTTGGTCCTAAAGTTACTTTAACTGTATTCGCTAATTGATTCACGCCAGATTCCAATGCTGCTCTGGCTTCTGCACCATATTTAATTTCTTTTGCCATTTTACTTGCCTCCTATTAATTTAATGATATATTGTTATTAGTCTTCCACAATTGCTACAATATCGTTTTGCTTTACAACGATGAACTCTTCATCATCTAATTTTACTTCTGTTCCGGAATACTTGGAGTAGATAACTTTATCTCCTGCTTTTACCTGCATGGTAACTTCTTTGCCGTCAACCACACCACCAGGTCCAACTGCTACAACCTCTGCCTGCTGAGGTTTTTCTTTTGCCTGGCCTGGTAATACAATACCAGATTTTGTTGTTTCTTCAGCCACCAGTTGCTTTAAAACTACTTTGTCTCCTAATGGTACTAACTTCATATCATTTCCTCCTTATAATTAAATAATTTGAGTTAAAGGCTTATGTTTTTGATTATTAGCACTCGCTTCAATTGAGTGCTAACTGATAGATTATATATTAGTAAATTTGCATTTATTATGCAAATTTACTTCTCACTAAAAATCCAGAATTATAACGGCTATCTTAACTTTATCTCTTTTATACTCTCTTTATCTCTCTTTTTTAAACTTTTTTAAAATATTACCAATTACTCCATCAAACTATACGTAACATCCCCAATTCTATTAATTTTATACTATTGACAAAACATTTGTTTGGAAATAAATGAAAAATTTCTAACAGTTTACCACTGGCTGTCCCTATGCTATAATATAACTAGTATTATCCAACTGGTTATATTATTACAAAAATTATATGATACATGGAATTAATTCCCTATGTATTTATAATTACCCTTGTACTTAAGATATTAAAATATGACCTTACTTATAATAAATAGAAAATGAAAGCAGGGATAAATTTGAAAGAAAAATTATACACTATACCCGTAAATGAAGCTTTTGCAGCTGATTGTGAATGCCCTATTTGTCTTATGAAGAAAACCCTTGAGGATAATGCAATTGAATTTACCATGGGGCCCAGCTATATGGAGGATGATGTACGGGCAGAAACAGATAAGATTGGTTTTTGTACACATCATGTGAAAAAACTCTATGAAAACCAAAACCGTCTTGGTCTGGCTTTAATGTTAAAAACTCATATGGATAAAACCATTGAGGATATTGAAAAACTAACAAAACAGGGGATAAAGATAGCTTCTCCCTCTCTATTTAGGAAGAAAACTGAAGATTCCTTGTTAAAATCATACATTGATTCTCTTAAAAACTCCTGTTATATCTGTAATAAAATTGAAAATACCTTTAATCGATATATAGTCACTGTATTTTCACTTTATACAAGTGATAAGGATTTTGTAGATACATACAAAAATTCCAAAGGTTTTTGCACCACACATTACGGTTTATTATATGAAGAAGCTCCTAAGTATCTTAAAGGTGATAAACTTGAAGAGTTCATTAATACCTTAAACCGTCTCTATCTTGCTAATATGAAAAGAGTTCGGGATGATTTGGATTGGTTTACTGATAAATTTGATTATCGTTACGTGAACGAACCCTGGAAGAATTCAAAAGACGCTCTTCCAAGATCCATGATTAAAGTCAATAGTATAATAGAATAGGGCCTTTTTTACTGATAGACAGCAAACGGTACTAGGATTCAAAAAAACTGCCTTACTTGCACTTACCGGATAGGTGTATCCCTTTATATAGCACCTGTCCGGCTGTTAAGTGCAGCAGTGCAGTATTATATTCTGTCTGAGGTTAACCCTCTTTTAACATATCCTTTAATTCTCTTGCCTTAGACTTGATTCTTTCATTGGCATCTCTGGAAATTAATACCTTAGAAATCCACCTGCTGGCTTCTTCCGTTTTACCGGCTCTTCTGGCCAAATCTGCCACCAGATAAGTCATAGTATTTTCATCCATACCACACATCGGAAACATTTCTTTTGAAAAAGCATCCGTAAAACCTTCGTAAGCATTTAACAGAAATTCTGCTTCTTCTTTTTGTAACTGACTGATTTCATTCTTTTTTTCACCGGTAAGGTCTTCTGCTTTTAAAGCCTCTGCCTTTCCACGAATTAACCAGCCTGTTTTCAAACAGGTATATGCTCTTTCACTTATCTTGCTTTTCTTAACAATTGTATTTACCAATGCCAGCTTATGTCTTGTAATAGCAGTATCATATGAGTAGGTTTCCTCATCCACTGACATCCCTTTAAAAGAAGATGAAATCTGCTCTTTTATCAGTTTTGCCTGCAAGGATGTCATGTAGTTAAAAAAGCGGTTTAGAGCTGAATATCCACAATGTGGGCATACTACTGCATCATATTTTAGAGAATCCACATGCTGATATTTAGGTCTTAAATCTGTGTCCGCAGAGATTAATTTAACTTTACCGGTCTTAACGGTTTTTGATTTAAATTCTTTATCACAAACCGGACAGGTGTAGCCTTTATCAAACAATAAATCAGCTTCCACTATCTCAACCTTTTCTTCTCCCTGTCCATCTGATTTTTTGGTTTTCTCATCTGGGGCGTAAACATCCATATTAGACATTTTGCCCAGCCCAAATGCTTCCAATCCTGAAAATAAATTTGCCATTCTTCTTCCTCCTCTAAACGGGCTTGTAAGAACTCTTTAGTGATACGATTCTATTAAATACTAAATGTTCCAAAGTTGAATCTTTGGAATCTACGCAAAAGTATCCATGTCTTAAAAATTGATAACTGTCATAAGCTTTTGCCTCTTTAACACTTGGTTCAATATAACAGGTATCAAGTACCGTTATCGAATTAGGATTCAAATTCAGACTTCCGTCTTCATTATAAACACCCTTTTCTTCATCTACTATATTTTCATACAGTCTTACCTCTGCAGTGACAGCAGTGGGAGCGGCTACCCAGTGTATAGTGCCTTTGACCTTTCTGCCGGTAAAGCCTGAGCCACTTCTGGTCTCCGGATCATAGGTACAATGGATTTCCGTTACTTTTCCGGATTCATCTGTAATATAGTCGGTGCAGGTTACAAAATAAGCATGCATTAGGCGCACTTCATTTCCGGGGAATAATCGGAAGTATTTTTTAGGAGGTTCTATCATGAAGTCTTCCCTATCAATGTAAAGCTCTCTGGCAAAGGGAACTTCCCTTACACCCATTTCTTGATTCTCCTGATTATTGGGAACCTCCATATATTCAACGGTATCCTCCGGATAATTGGTTATTACTAACTTAATTGGGTCTAAAACAGCCATGACTCTTGGCCTCTTTAATTTTAAATCTTCCCGGATGCAGTACTCCAACATGGAATATTCAACAGAACTTTGACTTTTGGAAACTCCGCAAAGCTCCATAAAAGTTTTTATGGATTCCGGTGTAAATCCTCTCCTGCGAAGGGCACTGATAGATACAAGCCTTGGATCATCCCAGCCATCTACAATTCCTTCCTCCACCAGTTTTTTAATATATCTTTTACCTGTGATAACATTGGTCAAATAAAGCTTTGCAAATTCTATCTGCTTCGGTGGATTCACATATTCTAATTCTCTTACTACCCAGTCGTATAAAGGTCTGTGGTCTTCAAATTCCAGGGTACAGATAGAATGTGTAATACCTTCGATTGCGTCTTCAATGGGATGAGCAAAGTCATACATAGGATAAATACACCATTTATCCCCTGTATTATGATGTGTCATCCTGGCTATACGGTAAATAATAGGATCCCTCATATTGATATTAGGGGAGGACATATCTATCTTAGCTCTAAGTACCTTAGAGCCATCTGGAAAGTCACCGTTCTT
The nucleotide sequence above comes from Anaerocolumna cellulosilytica. Encoded proteins:
- the guaB gene encoding IMP dehydrogenase — translated: MGTIIGEGITFDDVLLVPAYSEVIPNEVDVSTYLTQTIKLNIPMMSAGMDTVTEHRMAIAMARQGGIGVIHKNMSISQQAEEVDKVKRSENGVITDPFYLSPEHTLEDANELMAKYRISGVPITEGKKLVGIITNRDLKFETDYSKKIKESMTSEGLITALEDITLDEAKKILASVRKEKLPIVDKDGNLKGLITIKDIEKQIKYPLSAKDSQGRLLCAAAVGVTSNILERVDALVKAKVDAIVIDTAHGHSGNVLKVVRMVRDTYPDLQIIAGNVATGEATEDLIKAGVNAVKVGIGPGSICTTRIVAGIGVPQVTAIMDSYAAAKKYNIPIIADGGIKYSGDMTKAIAAGANVCMMGSIFAGCDESPGEFELFQGRKYKVYRGMGSISAMENGSKDRYFQSNAKKLVPEGVEGRVAYKGTVEDTVFQLIGGLRSGMGYCGTATVESLKQSGKFVKITAASLKESHPHDIHITKEAPNYSVEDNH
- a CDS encoding DUF6106 family protein; this encodes MNELYAEAGVKRKETLGTYALRVVLVVAAVLAFLLTFQNQILLFISAILIVAIIYFFPRLSIEYEYVFCDGQLDFDKIMGKAKRKTALKIDFEQVEVMAPLGSHALDGYTHVNCVDKDFSSGDKEVKPYVVIWREGEKTTRIKFEPNEKMLNCIKMKYPRKLAQY
- the groL gene encoding chaperonin GroEL (60 kDa chaperone family; promotes refolding of misfolded polypeptides especially under stressful conditions; forms two stacked rings of heptamers to form a barrel-shaped 14mer; ends can be capped by GroES; misfolded proteins enter the barrel where they are refolded when GroES binds), yielding MAKEIKYGAEARAALESGVNQLANTVKVTLGPKGRNVVLDKSFGAPLITNDGVTIAKEIELEDSFENMGAQLVKEVATKTNDVAGDGTTTATVLAQAMINEGIKNLAAGANPIILRKGMQKATDVAVEAISKMSSTLTGKAQIARVAAISAGDDSVGEMVADAMEKVSNDGVITIEESKTMKTELDLVEGMQFDRGYVSAYMATDMDKMEANLDNPYILITDKKISNIQEILPVLEQIVQSGSKLLIIAEDIEGEALTTLIVNKLRGTFTVVAVKAPGYGDRRKAMLQDIAILTGGTVISDELGLDLKETTMDQLGRAKSVKVQKENTIIVDGEGKKEDISARITQIRAQIEETTSEFDKEKLQERLAKLAGGVAVIRVGAATETEMKEKKLRMEDALAATRAAVEEGIVAGGGSAYIHASKEVANLAATLEGDEKTGANIILKALEAPLYCIVSNAGLEGSVVTSKVKEKEAGVGFDALKEEYVDMVTAGILDPAKVTRSALQNATSVASTLLTTESVVANIKSNEPAPMPGGAGGMGMM
- a CDS encoding co-chaperone GroES — encoded protein: MKLVPLGDKVVLKQLVAEETTKSGIVLPGQAKEKPQQAEVVAVGPGGVVDGKEVTMQVKAGDKVIYSKYSGTEVKLDDEEFIVVKQNDIVAIVED
- a CDS encoding DUF6062 family protein; its protein translation is MKEKLYTIPVNEAFAADCECPICLMKKTLEDNAIEFTMGPSYMEDDVRAETDKIGFCTHHVKKLYENQNRLGLALMLKTHMDKTIEDIEKLTKQGIKIASPSLFRKKTEDSLLKSYIDSLKNSCYICNKIENTFNRYIVTVFSLYTSDKDFVDTYKNSKGFCTTHYGLLYEEAPKYLKGDKLEEFINTLNRLYLANMKRVRDDLDWFTDKFDYRYVNEPWKNSKDALPRSMIKVNSIIE
- a CDS encoding DUF2225 domain-containing protein — its product is MANLFSGLEAFGLGKMSNMDVYAPDEKTKKSDGQGEEKVEIVEADLLFDKGYTCPVCDKEFKSKTVKTGKVKLISADTDLRPKYQHVDSLKYDAVVCPHCGYSALNRFFNYMTSLQAKLIKEQISSSFKGMSVDEETYSYDTAITRHKLALVNTIVKKSKISERAYTCLKTGWLIRGKAEALKAEDLTGEKKNEISQLQKEEAEFLLNAYEGFTDAFSKEMFPMCGMDENTMTYLVADLARRAGKTEEASRWISKVLISRDANERIKSKARELKDMLKEG
- a CDS encoding glutamine--tRNA ligase/YqeY domain fusion protein; the encoded protein is MEDGSDINKNTENQLDKETTSKNFIEQIIEKDIQEGHCTNIMTRFPPEPNGYLHIGHAKSILLNYGLAKKYGGKFNLRFDDTNPTKEKTEFVESIIADVKWIGGDFEDRLFFASDYFEHMYEGAVKLIKKGMAFVCDLTPEEIREYRGTLTEPGKNSPYRDRSVEENLALFEAMKNGDFPDGSKVLRAKIDMSSPNINMRDPIIYRIARMTHHNTGDKWCIYPMYDFAHPIEDAIEGITHSICTLEFEDHRPLYDWVVRELEYVNPPKQIEFAKLYLTNVITGKRYIKKLVEEGIVDGWDDPRLVSISALRRRGFTPESIKTFMELCGVSKSQSSVEYSMLEYCIREDLKLKRPRVMAVLDPIKLVITNYPEDTVEYMEVPNNQENQEMGVREVPFARELYIDREDFMIEPPKKYFRLFPGNEVRLMHAYFVTCTDYITDESGKVTEIHCTYDPETRSGSGFTGRKVKGTIHWVAAPTAVTAEVRLYENIVDEEKGVYNEDGSLNLNPNSITVLDTCYIEPSVKEAKAYDSYQFLRHGYFCVDSKDSTLEHLVFNRIVSLKSSYKPV